The following nucleotide sequence is from Chryseobacterium sp. CY350.
TCTAAATATTCGTTGTAGATTTCTTCAACGTCTAAAGTCGGTTTGTCGTAATATTTTTCGAAAAGAGAGTTTTTAACCTTTAAATTTTTCTCAATTTTGTCTCTTAAAATTTCAGGGTTTAGAAGGTCAACCATTCTGATACCAATTCTTGCAATTTTATCTTCGTAGCAAGGCCCAATTCCTTTTTTCGTAGTTCCTATCTGTGTTCCTCCGTGCTCTTCCTCACGGTAAGTATCCAAAAGAATGTGGTAAGGCATGATGACATGCGCTCTTCTGCTGATAAAAATGTGGTCTGTTCTCAAGCCCTTGCTTTCGATCTGACCAACTTCTTTAATGAAAGATTTAGGATTTACCACTACTCCATTGGCAATGATACATTTCCCTTTACACTGCAAAACTCCTGAAGGAAGAAGGTGTAAAACAAATTTCTCTTCACCCACATAAACTGTGTGACCAGCGTTGTCTCCGCCTTGGAAACGTACAACGTAATCAGATTTTGCCGATAAAACATCAGTGATTTTTCCTTTACCTTCATCTCCATACTGAAGACCTACAACTACGTAAGTTGACATATTTTACTTTTATTTTAGATTCGTACAAAATTACTTTTAAAAAATTGGGTGGGCAAATTTGAGGGGAATTTTATTTTTGGGTGGTGGGAATTGTGGGGCTGAATCTTGAAATTTCCTCTCAAATATATTATATTTGAAAATCAATTTTGAAAAAAAACTAATGACAGTAAAAGAAGCTATTTTAAAAAGTCTTGAAGATTTAATAATTCCTGTTTATAATGTAGAAGTGTTAAATCACATTGTAGAAAAAAATTATTACGAATTTTTAAAGGGAAAAACTCCTGCATCTACAATATCTGCACAACTTGGAGATTACATAAGAAGTGGAGATACTAGAGTCAAAAGAATTAAAAAATCTAATGGAATTTACTACTATTATTTAACTAAAAACGAACAACAAATTGAAGTTGATATTTTAAATGATGAATATATTATTCCACCTCCTGTAATAAATGAAGAGATTAAGATAAAGACAAAAGTTTATGAAGAAAGAGATTTGCATAAACTTTTAAGTAGTTTCTTAAAAAACACTGAAACATTCTCAAAAACTATTTTTCATGAGCAATCTAATGGAAAGGATAGTAATCAAATTTGGACTCATCCTGATATGGTCGCAATTAAGTTTCTAAATCTTCAAACAAAAGCAAGTCAGAATTTTCTTAAATCAATAAATAGAGTCGATACATTTAAATTAAGTTCCTATGAACTAAAAAGGGAAATTAATAGTGATAGCGAACTTAAAAAAGCTTATTTCCAAGCTGTTTCAAATTCAAGTTGGGCTAATTATGGTTATTTAGTAGCTTTTGAATTCAGTGATAGTCTTCACGAAGAAATGTCAAGATTAAACCAATCTTTTGGAATTGGAATTATTGAATTGAATGCAAATCCTTATCAAAGTAAAATATTGTTTCCGGCTATTTATCGTGATTTAGATTTTAAAACAATTGATAAACTTTGTAAAATAAATAGAGAATTTGAAAATTTTATTGAACAAACTGAAAAGTTATTAACTGCCAGTGAAAAGTATATAACTGGTGCAGAAAAGGAATTAGACGAATTTTGTGACAAGTATTTTCTAAATGATTCTGAAATTGAAAAATATTGTAAAGATAAAAATATACCTTTTGAAAAATATTGGAATAACATTATAGAAATAAATTGAATCGATGAACAGCAAAAAATTCAGGTTTCATAAAATTCAATCGCAAAAACTTTTTAAACAATCTTCATAAAAAACACTTAAAATAAAATGCAGGAAAACACTAGAGATGAATTTTTAAAAATAGCCGAAGAATATGTATTAAATAATGCAGGAGATCATGTTGAAGTTAGTTACACAGAAGATTATGATGATCTCTTCGTTTTTGGTTATCAGGCAAAGGATAAAAAGGTATGTTTAATAGGTCAAGGTCCAATACTTCTTGTAAAAAAAGATGGGAGAATATTTGAGTTTGGAAGTGCTACAGGTCACAAACAAGCTTTACTTGAAGTAATCAAAAAATTAAATAAGGAAAGATTAATAAGAATTTTTCAAGAAGATTATAATATTCAAAACAATAATTATGATTTAATAATCAATGACATTCACAAAGACGAAGAATATGAAGATTATAAAGAACTTGACGAGTTAACAACTGTTTTGCTAAGAAACAAAATCAATTATCTTGTACGTAATGAAAACAATGAAGTTAAATGTCATTATTACACTAAAGAACAATTGGAAGAAGCTTTAAAACAAACACCTGCGAATTTAGGTCACAATTTTGATGAATATTTAGAAGACGTTCTTATTGATCTCATCAATACTAATATTTATTTTAGATGGACACTTTCAGAAATTAAATAAATACCATTCGCAGAAATATTATAATAGCTTAGATTCCTTCGGAATGACAAACATTATGGATATTTCTTACTTTAACAAAAACTTAAAACCAATCCAACTTCGCAAAAAAGTTCATTCTTTAAAACCACCCCGTCAAAAATTTCTTTGAAATTTTCGCCACCCCTCCAGTGGAGGGGAATTTTAATGCCTCAATATTTATCGATTTCTTTTATAAAAACAAGTTTTGTAAACCTGACAGACCTCACAAAAAACTTTCATCAAAATTCCGTAACTTTGCCGACTACTAAAATTTTATGGAAAGTATACAAGTTCACGACAAAACTTTTGTTCCTTATTTAAAGGATGCCGAAATTCAGGAAATCGTAAAAGCTACCGCTCTGAAAATTTATGAAGATTACAAGGATGAAGTTCCTGTTTTCATTGGTGTGCTCAACGGAGTGATCATGTTTTTCTCTGATCTTCTTAAACATTATCCTGGTGAATGCGAAATTGCTTTTATCCAAATGAGTTCTTACGCAGGAACAGAATCTACAGGAATCGTTTACCAGAAAATGGAACTAACGAAAGACGTAAAAGACCGCCACATCATCTTGGTAGAAGATATCGTTGACACAGGAAATACGGTAGAAAGTCTTTTCAAATATTTCAACGAAACGCAACGCCCGAAATCTGTAAAAATCGCTTCATTCCTTTTAAAGCCGGAAGTGTATAAAAAGGATTTTAAGTTGGATTATATCGGAAAAGAAATTCCAAACAAATTTGTTTTAGGTTATGGTCTTGACTACGATGAGTTGGGAAGAAATCTTCCGAACCTGTATCAGTTGGAAGAAGGAACCATCAACCATTAATGATTGCTACTGGCTTTTAGCTTTTGGCTATTAGCTTTTAATAATATATCTAAGTAAAAAGTAAATATTAACTAAAAAAGCTAAAGGCTTAAGCATATTGCCCAAAGCCTGATGCAGAAAAACAATTATGATAAACATTGTTCTGTTCGGCCCTCCAGGAAGTGGAAAAGGAACTCAAGCTCAAAATCTGATTGAGAAATTTAATTTAAAGCAAATCTCCACTGGTGATCTTTTCAGATTCAACATGAAAAATGATACTGAACTGGGAAAATTAGCAAAATCTTATATCGACAAGGGAGAATTGGTTCCGGATCAGGTAACAATTGATATGCTGATTGACGAATTAAGAAAGCCAACCGATGCGGCAGGATTTATTTTCGACGGATATCCTAGAACTGCCGTACAGACAGAAGCTTTGGAAAAAATCGTAAAAGATGAGCTGAATGACGACATTGATGTTTGTCTTTCATTGATCGTAGAAGATCAAATTTTAGTAGAAAGATTGCTGAAAAGAGGTGAAACAAGTGGAAGAACCGATGACAGCAATGTAGAAATAATAGAAAATAGAATTAAAGAATACTACGCAAAAACAGCAGAAGTTGCCGAGCTTTACAAACAACAAGGCAAATATGTAGAGATCAATGGCGTTGGCGAAATCAATGAGATTTCTGAAATGCTTTTCGCTGAAGTAGAAAAAA
It contains:
- a CDS encoding adenylate kinase, which translates into the protein MINIVLFGPPGSGKGTQAQNLIEKFNLKQISTGDLFRFNMKNDTELGKLAKSYIDKGELVPDQVTIDMLIDELRKPTDAAGFIFDGYPRTAVQTEALEKIVKDELNDDIDVCLSLIVEDQILVERLLKRGETSGRTDDSNVEIIENRIKEYYAKTAEVAELYKQQGKYVEINGVGEINEISEMLFAEVEKIK
- the hpt gene encoding hypoxanthine phosphoribosyltransferase, whose amino-acid sequence is MESIQVHDKTFVPYLKDAEIQEIVKATALKIYEDYKDEVPVFIGVLNGVIMFFSDLLKHYPGECEIAFIQMSSYAGTESTGIVYQKMELTKDVKDRHIILVEDIVDTGNTVESLFKYFNETQRPKSVKIASFLLKPEVYKKDFKLDYIGKEIPNKFVLGYGLDYDELGRNLPNLYQLEEGTINH